The Danio aesculapii chromosome 22, fDanAes4.1, whole genome shotgun sequence genomic sequence CATTTTGGTAATggataaaatagaaaaataaagttCAAAAATGTGCTTCATCTTCAAAACAAAAAGTTTTATCTTGATTTCGAGGCAAACAGTTTCATGCGATTCCTCCACCCAGTGCTGActtgtaaaaataaatttatatgttGTATTTATGATCAGTGTCTAATGAAAAACCTCAAGTGTTTCCTCATTGGAACTCATTTTCGTATTGTGATTTTTACCTGCATTTTGAAATGCGAATGTAGTGCTAATTAGTGTCAAAAGTCATACAAATGAGAATATAGGAAGGGTTGAAATTTGACACTTAGTGCCTGAAACACCAGAGACTGTAGTATGTTTTCCCACACAGATAAATGATTGATGGTACATATTGTTCCCTGATCTCAAGGGGAAAGTATGCGTCGCGCACATACACACGAGAAGTCGCAACGTTACTTGAAACCGATGGTTGTGCACAAATTCAGGCTTTAGTGTTTTAGCTTATAGCTGTAGGACGTAGTTTTGAAATGGATGATTGCGTGTTTGTGTCCAAAGAGAGTGCTGTCCACCTCATTTCTGTACGTTTGTTCCCACTGAAACTCATTGCTTGCACTCATGTATTGACTGTTTTTCGTGAGATGGGGTGTTGCGTTGTGGTCTTTATACCATGATTCCTAACATCGggatatataattgtttttgatGATTTCTCCCATGTTATCTCATGATAGACTGCTTAAATTAAGGTACACTTTTAACTTCAAcctgaataagaaaataaatgtttgtatattATACTCCATTATGGAATGTTTAGAATATTTCTCCAATGTGGATGTAGTTGTAATACCTTTTTTCTCTTTGTACAAGAATTCACTGTGTGAAattttggattgcatttttgTATAATACAATTGCTTTTCTTCTTTGAGAGGGCAGGGGGTATTACTAACTGGATTTTTGAATtagatattgaaaaaaaaaacttgaaaaattatttaataagaaatgtattttatgtgCAGCAGTGATTCTGGCATGGATTATGATTAAATGATATTGTAAACCATTTTCTGTTGTCTTTTTTAACAAATTCATGCAACAAGTTCAATGTTTTAACACCTAACGATTAAGGTTACTTCCGATGATAAACAAAATTTTACCTCAGACTTTAAAAGGCAGTTGACGGATTTGTAATGAAATAgttctttttttacagtgattgtTTTGAACGGATTGCACATTACAAATCCTATTTGCTTTGCTTGTGATTGACCTAACACAACCAATCAATAGCTCAAAGGTTGTTCTGAGTAACTTTAGACACTCTTTAGGGCACTGACCTGTCGACAGAACAGTGTTTTGCTTGACTTTGCTGCTTGCCTAGGTAAAACATAGCTCCAAAACTAGTCTTTAACGAGGAAAAACGACACCAGGTAAGTGAAAAACATAAATGTAAATCATCTTATTGTGTATCTTAAGAAAGAGCAGTTTTGTCGAAATGATTGTGCAAAGTTGTGCTTATATTTCACAAAGAAGTTTTCACTTTGGACAACTCTAGTATAAAGTGGATCGgtttaaattaaatacagatttaacTTTTATTTGTGACTAGAAAGCTAGTTAATCTGGCAGATTGGCAAAGAGCAAACCTTTTTTCCAAAATCCTACTTGTCTTCTGAATTCGCAAAagacattggctgtttctcaatatgagATCTTGTGTTCAGTTCAGTACCAAAACTCAAGACTCCACGAATGGAGGATGCATGAAGGTTTCTAGGTGTGTTCTTGATATCGGGGATTTgtcaatgcagacttgagcgtaAAACTTGCTCAaactcccagaagtcattgcggctgattCTGAATAAAgaaggtgggaagcgcagcattttatacctGTTTAATATCAAAGTTCAGAGATATGACTTATTATGCATGTTATGTGTATTAAAAAGGGGCAAAACAATAAATCGCTGTATGAAGGCTGCAGTGTTTAAATAAATTTCCATTAAAATTGCGTAAAGGTCAAGTGACTATCGGGAAGagtgcagcatctcatttctcataggATGCGTTTTGTTTTCTCGCGgcctcccgagttcgttcttctgaggtgacctggcaagactgctctccgcaagtccgttctctgcgttcttagaattgagaaacagccattataTTGCATGATTTGCATAGCCACTAAAATTTGTACTGATCTACTTTCCCTGAAATGGTTTCTCATTGCACTTTAGGCAGGATGAAGTTGTTGGCATGTATGTGGGCTTCGTGGGCACTTGCCTTATGTTCGATCCATGCAACCAAAGATATCTGCAACGCAAAGCCCAAAGACTTACCCTTGGAGCCAATGTGCATCTATCGCAACCCGGATGAGATCCAACCAAACAAAGAGCCAGAGAATATCCCACCTGGAACCAACGCTCGAGTGTGGGAACTGTCCAAAGCCAACAGCCGCTTCGCCCTCTCGCTTTTCAAGCAGCTTGCAGAGGGCAAATCCAATGATGAAAACATCTTTCTGTCACCGATTAGTATCTCAACAGCTTTCGCCATGACAAAGCTAGGGGCTTGTAACACAACGCTGGAGCAGCTCATGAAAGTAAGGTTCAGTAGTAACTCTAAAAATCAATCACTTGAGCAAGTCAACAGTTTCTCTATCTTTATCATGTAGGTGTTTCAGTTCGATACAATAAAGGAAAAGACATCAGACCAGGTCCACTTCTTCTTCGCCAAGCTGAACTGTCGTCTGTACCGCAAAAAGCATGAGACAACAGAACTGATCTCTGCAAACCGTTTGTTTGGAGACAAATCCACAACTTTTAATGAGACCTTCCAGCACATTAGTGAGATGGTCTATGGAGCCAAGTTGATGCCTCTCGATTTTAaggttacatttttataaatgtctttatcaGTGGTGTTCCTGTTCCTGAAAGGCCACTGCTCCTATTTGTAAACCAACCTGAACACGCTAGTCAAGGTCTTCAGACTGACTAGAAACTTTTAGGCAagtgtgttggagctaaactctgaagaacattggccctccaggagcaGGTTTGAACACCCCTGATCTGAAATATCTGGTCCATGGCCCTGTACTAATCAATCAGGTTTTGACCTCCAGGAGAAAGCGGAAGCATCAAGGATGACGATAAATGAATGGATTGCGAACAAGACCGAGAACCGAATAAAAGATACCCTGCCAGAAGGTTCAATAGACACCAACACCATATTAGTCTTGGTGAATGCGATCTACTTCAAAGTAAGTGAGGGTACAAAGATGTAGTTCTTATTAAAGAGTAAAATTGCACTTGTGGAGTTGTCCAATCCTGCATCCGCAGAGCCTCCGGCATTGATGCACTAAAACCAACTAATCAAGATCTTCAGCCACTGCTCCATTAGTTTAATCTTTTTTAAAGATTGACTATTACTTTATATTAGTTAAAATACTAAAGCATGACATTAGGAATGCCAAGCTTCAATACACAAGTAAATCAAGAACTGGTAAAATGTGTATCTTTATTGTCATTTAAGTGGCTTTGGATAAAAGGTGATAGACACATTAACAAGAAAACTACAGACCACAACCTCTAGTGTCATGTGCTATTTTGCTTCTTGAGGCCAGGAGATTGAAGTTTAGCTGCACAACTTTTACTAACTAGTCTCCATTACACTCACTGTGGTAAACCTTACTCCTGTCTAAGTCATGACTGCAATATAACCCCTCCAGATGTACTTGCATTACTCCGAGTAGGATTCAATCTGGAGTCTCCAGTAAAGGATGCTGATGTACCTGTACTGACTCTATTCATGCCATATGTCATGTATAGTATCAGTAACATGACTGGTGTAGCACTGTATGTCTAACTCCACACATTCTAAATAGAACTGGTCGGGAAGCAAGTTTGAACCAAATGTATCACCTGCTACATACCAAGTTTAGTTCCGGAGTGCCACTGTCCTGAGTTACGCTATATCCCTAATCAAACAgacctgaaaaataaaatgtgtctTTAGTGTTGCTTGAAAACTAAATGGCAGGTGTGATTGATTAGAGATGCCACTAAACTGTTTATTATAGTGACCCTCAGTACTTGCCTACCCTTGTACCATAAAATATGTGGTTCTGAATGCAGCTCTAAAATTTCCAGGCAGGTGTTTTAGAGGTAACATTTGTAGAAAAGAGGCCCTTTAAGGTGTAGGATTTGGTATTCCTGACTCGTGAACCCTGTTACAGTATGTTTTTTGCATTCCAGGGGCAATGGAAAAACAAGTTTGATAAGCAAAATGTCATGAAGTTAGACTTTCATGTCAGCCCAACGCACAAATGTCCAGTCCCCATGATGTACCAAGAGAAGAAATTCCAATATGCCAAAATTCCTGAGGACAAAGTCAAGATCCTTGAATTGCCCTACAACGGTGGGGATATCACAATGGTGCTCATCTTACCCATTGAAGGCGCAACCCTGTCGGAAGTAAGTCTACTATAAACAGTATACACAATGTTCTCCTTTT encodes the following:
- the serpinc1 gene encoding antithrombin-III; amino-acid sequence: MKLLACMWASWALALCSIHATKDICNAKPKDLPLEPMCIYRNPDEIQPNKEPENIPPGTNARVWELSKANSRFALSLFKQLAEGKSNDENIFLSPISISTAFAMTKLGACNTTLEQLMKVFQFDTIKEKTSDQVHFFFAKLNCRLYRKKHETTELISANRLFGDKSTTFNETFQHISEMVYGAKLMPLDFKEKAEASRMTINEWIANKTENRIKDTLPEGSIDTNTILVLVNAIYFKGQWKNKFDKQNVMKLDFHVSPTHKCPVPMMYQEKKFQYAKIPEDKVKILELPYNGGDITMVLILPIEGATLSEVVANMNLKKLVGWLHAMKETTVAVQIPRFRVEDSFSLKEQLKKMGLEHLFSPANASLPGMVADAEGPNLFISDAYHKAFLEVNEEGSEASAATAVVATGRSLNIFREQFVADQPFLLFIRESSINALIFTGRVANPCRSS